Genomic DNA from Manihot esculenta cultivar AM560-2 chromosome 15, M.esculenta_v8, whole genome shotgun sequence:
ATATACACGTCCATTTCCAATTTTCTCCTTCCATCGCTATCTCTAAGtaataataactaataaaaaaaatatcaacatCAACGTGAAGTTGTGAAGGCACATATTATAATCACCTAGTGATGCCATTGTTCTGGTTCTTATCATTCGTGTTACCTAACAACAatataaaaatcttttaaaagaaTTAGACTAAAAGATTAATTATGAGTATATAGAACATTGAAAGATACAGCCATTTATGAATGCCACACTACAACccctattatattattttgtagtGAATCCAATTATTGATGGTtctcaattataaataattacataTTAGCCGACAAGGTGTGATGGTGCATGTTTGGTGGCTTAAGCTGACTCAACGACACTACATTACATTGGAAGATTCTCGAATTGCAAGCCCATAGGATGATTtagttttttttcttctaattttgaaagaaaaggttGAGCATTATTGATGTGAACATTATCCTGTATGGTAAGTATTCGGATGAAGCATTGATCCAACAGAATGGATTTAAAAGCGGTACAGATCTTATTTTATGGACATACCATTTACATAAACACGTCTGCACATTTGATGATTTACATGGATTTTGGAACTTGGTACATGTACAGTTTTTTTACAATGAGACAAAGGTCGTGATTGGGATTTGATGTGATTTAGGCTCCAACGATTGTGGTTGCAAGGATGGAATCTAAGTCACTCCTGGTGCGGTTGATGCTTTGATCACCATTGTCCTTTCCAACCCCCCAAATTTCTGGAATTACTTGTGCCAGTTTGTTTACATTCTCCATTACATAATCTGCTTCTTTGCTCTTCACCGTTTTTCCAACCAGAACTGTACCGAGCCCCATAGCTTTCCCTGCTGCCACATTGCGCACGTTATCATCCAGGAACAGCTGCCCTCACAACACAATAAACGACACAACAAACCCCGTTTTAGTAGCTTTTTGAGGGAAATCAATTGAATTTATCAAACATTATGGGAAATGGGAAATAGGAAATCATTGTGCTTTCGCAGCATACCGTGCGGCGAGGGTCTACATTGGCAGCGTGGAGAGCAATCTTCATGGCATCCATTGAAGGCTTAAGAAGAACGGGGAACTCGTCAGGACGCGTCGATTGGGACAGATTTGGATTCATTGTCTCAAAGCATATGATTTGATCGAAGCAGTCTTCTATTCCTAACCTTTTTAGGACCTTAATTGCGTGAATTCTATCGGAATTGGTGAAAATCTGGAGAACAAAATCATGAGGAAAAAGTGAATCAAGGAAACAGAAAATTTAAACtaggtcttttttttttttttcttaaactcACAATTTTTCTTTGGGTAATACTTCGCAAAAGGTTGCGTAATTGGCTGTCTGGCTTGATCACATCGTAAGGCAACCTTCCGTGCACGAAACTAGACATGTAAAAGAAACATCAATTGTTTTAATCTAAAAAATCGATATTTTGAAGCAAAAAtgaagtgtatatatatataaaggagAGGTTTCCTGATCACCTGTGGTAATCATCAGCATCGATATCATAGCCTAACGCCtggaatttttgaattttacaaattaaatcagaaaaaaaagagatatgAAGGCGAAAAAGGAAAGGATTAACTTTGCTAATAATAAATAGTTTGAAAGAGCAATTACCCTCAAACCGGCGAGAGAGCTGCCATAAGTTTTAAAGAGCTCAACTCGGAGTCTGGAAGCTTTGTCCTCTGCAAATCCGCACTTCTCAACCAGAAAGTCTGAAAGAAAATGCGACACAATGAACAGTCAGGAGGACAGGTTTGTTTTG
This window encodes:
- the LOC110602111 gene encoding uncharacterized protein C24B11.05, whose product is MDCCTNSSSPFDCLIFDLDDTLYSSKLGIAEPLRKNIDDFLVEKCGFAEDKASRLRVELFKTYGSSLAGLRALGYDIDADDYHSFVHGRLPYDVIKPDSQLRNLLRSITQRKIIFTNSDRIHAIKVLKRLGIEDCFDQIICFETMNPNLSQSTRPDEFPVLLKPSMDAMKIALHAANVDPRRTLFLDDNVRNVAAGKAMGLGTVLVGKTVKSKEADYVMENVNKLAQVIPEIWGVGKDNGDQSINRTRSDLDSILATTIVGA